The following coding sequences lie in one Miscanthus floridulus cultivar M001 chromosome 9, ASM1932011v1, whole genome shotgun sequence genomic window:
- the LOC136483559 gene encoding putative disease resistance protein RGA1, with protein MAGVLDALASYIQNMLMQMAADEVLMLLGVSGEIDNMDVKLRDLKNILADADRRNITDQSVQAWGIELRNAMYDATDILDLCQLKAMERGQRHDARCFNPLLFCIRNPLHAHDIGSHIKNLNKKLDDIKARGASFNFMNLGTYEDRGRNVVSYPSGTCETSGGLDESGLVGEKIEEDTTNLVEMLTKKYPTDDDKSNKIIIFSIVGIGGIGKTTLAQKIFNSEVIKHEFTKKIWLSVNQDFNNTEMLRRVIIEAGGNHHACGISKEALEQTLIEALKGHKTLLIMDDVWDYSIWEGVLRTPFVNAMLAQGSRVLVTTRHDIVARQMKAEEPYHRIDKLGLQNAWLLLKKQVVTNVNDEPQVEILKDIGMRLVEKCDGLPLGVKVMGGLLRQKRIRRTDWQNVLDDSLGSVSQMPKELNYVVYLSYEDLQPCLKPCFLHYSLLPRGTLFFVHDIVGMWISEGFVHGTLRDLEEIGREYYDQLIQRNLIEPDKTYLDQVVCNMHDVVRSFAHSVFRDEALIAHNSTIGIDKLKSQKFFRLSLESKGSEEHDLEWCSLQTQTSLRTLILVGNIKIKPGDSFVSLSSLRTLYLDSVNIDAISESLYQLKHLRYLSIENCNTSKLPEDIGKLKFLQYISLSGCQSLANLPSSIGVLQDLRFLRLVRTNVSVIPREFSGLTSLRKLYGFPAHMDCDHCSLEELGPLSQLTNLHISFLENVASSSSAIQAKLGGKKRLRYLSLGCTSRLGDDGLLVKEEDGISEKANRQIQEVFDELCPPLGLENLNIKGYFGERLPGWMMLTAVTPLGSLRILTMDDLACCTELPSGLSQLPCLELLQIVRAPAIKHVGLELLQPNNQVGVAFPRLQKLCFVGMVEWEEWEWEEQVKAMPILERLKLSLCKLSHMPPGLAFHAKSLKGLYIPDVKNLRYLENFTSVVHLDVFRNTDLERISNLPKLQKLVIVMCPEMKVLEGMPSLQRLNLQDYEMETVPKYLQDVNPRYLQLDCSLSLLTAIAAGKSGPEWHKFSHIQLVKAYANDKGSPRKWYVLYTRDPFRFETNISRSAIAQARNRRTWFPYNKICPIEEEWLVERRTSADKRLPLCLRFRSLH; from the exons ATGGCCGGTGTCCTAGATGCTTTGGCGTCCTACATCCAAAACATGCTCATGCAGATGGCGGCAGATGAGGTGCTTATGTTGCTTGGAGTGTCCGGTGAGATTGATAACATGGACGTCAAGCTTCGGGATCTGAAGAACATCCTTGCTGATGCTGATAGGAGGAACATCACAGACCAAAGTGTCCAAGCATGGGGGATAGAGCTAAGGAACGCTATGTATGATGCCACTGACATCCTCGACCTGTGCCAGCTCAAGGCCATGGAGCGAGGCCAAAGGCATGATGCCCGATGCTTCAACCCGTTGCTCTTCTGCATACGGAATCCCCTACATGCCCACGACATTGGAAGCCACATCAAGAACCTTAACAAGAAGCTAGATGACATCAAGGCACGTGGTGCATCATTCAACTTCATGAACCTTGGTACTTATGAGGACCGTGGAAGAAACGTCGTATCGTATCCTTCTGGTACCTGTGAGACATCAGGGGGGCTTGACGAATCTGGTTTGGTTGGTGAGAAGATCGAAGAAGACACAACAAATCTAGTAGAGATGCTAACAAAGAAGTATCCAACTGACGACGACAAATCCAACAAAATAATCATTTTCTCCATTGTGGGAATTGGTGGGATTGGTAAaaccacccttgctcaaaagATCTTCAACAGTGAAGTCATAAAACATGAGTTTACAAAGAAAATATGGTTGAGTGTCAACCAAGACTTCAACAATACTGAAATGCTAAGGAGAGTTATTATCGAAGCTGGTGGAAACCACCATGCTTGTGGAATTTCGAAGGAGGCACTGGAACAGACTCTAATAGAAGCTTTGAAGGGACACAAAACCTTATTAATAATGGATGATGTCTGGGACTACAGTATATGGGAAGGTGTGCTTAGAACTCCCTTTGTCAATGCCATGCTAGCTCAAGGTAGCCGTGTGCTGGTCACCACAAGGCATGACATAGTGGCACGTCAGATGAAGGCTGAGGAGCCCTACCATCGTATTGACAAACTTGGGCTTCAAAATGCATGGTTGCTGCTCAAGAAGCAG GTTGTTACAAACGTAAATGATGAGCCCCAGGTTGAAATACTAAAGGATATTGGAATGAGACTTGTTGAAAAATGTGATGGTTTACCTCTTGGGGTCAAAGTAATGGGAGGTCTCCTGCGACAGAAAAGGATAAGACGAACCGACTGGCAAAATGTCTTAGATGATTCTCTAGGGTCAGTATCACAAATGCCTAAAGAGCTAAATTATGTAGTATATCTTAGCTATGAAGATCTGCAGCCTTGTTTGAAGCCTTGCTTTTTGCACTATTCCCTCCTTCCGAGGGGCACATTGTTTTTTGTTCATGACATTGTTGGCATGTGGATTAGTGAAGGGTTTGTTCATGGAACTTTACGTGACCTAGAAGAAATAGGAAGGGAATACTATGATCAGTTAATACAGCGGAACCTTATTGAGCCAGATAAGACATATCTTGATCAAGTAGTTTGCAACATGCATGATGTTGTTCGGTCATTTGCTCATAGCGTGTTCAGAGATGAAGCACTCATAGCTCACAATAGTACAATTGGTATTGACAAACTTAAATCACAAAAGTTTTTTCGATTATCTCTGGAAAGCAAAGGATCAGAAGAACATGATTTGGAGTGGTGTTCTCTCCAAACACAGACATCACTGAGAACACTAATTTTAGTTGGTAATATAAAGATTAAGCCAGGTGATTCATTTGTTTCTCTTTCAAGTCTTCGAACACTATATTTGGACAGTGTAAATATTGATGCAATATCCGAATCTTTGTATCAGCTGAAACATTTGAGGTATTTGTCAATAGAAAACTGTAATACATCCAAGTTACCAGAAGACATAGGCAAGTTGAAATTCTTGCAGTACATTAGCCTTTCTGGTTGTCAGAGTTTGGCTAATCTTCCCAGTAGCATTGGAGTGCTACAAGACTTGAGGTTTCTCAGACTTGTGCGGACAAATGTAAGTGTTATACCAAGGGAATTTAGTGGCCTAACTTCTTTGAGGAAATTATATGGATTTCCAGCCCACATGGACTGTGATCACTGTAGTTTGGAGGAACTAGGGCCTCTCTCTCAGCTAACTAATCTTCATATCAGTTTCTTGGAGAATGTAGCTTCTTCCTCATCTGCTATACAGGCCAAACTTGGTGGGAAGAAGCGCCTAAGGTATCTCTCACTGGGTTGCACCAGTAGACTTGGAGATGATGGCCTGTTGGTAAAAGAGGAAGATGGGATCTCTGAGAAAGCCAACAGACAAATCCAGGAGGTTTTTGATGAGCTCTGCCCTCCGCTTGGCTTAGAAAACCTTAACATCAAAGGGTATTTTGGTGAGCGGCTCCCAGGTTGGATGATGCTGACAGCAGTGACGCCCCTTGGGAGCTTGAGGATTCTAACGATGGATGACTTGGCCTGCTGCACAGAGCTTCCTAGTGGCTTGAGTCAGCTCCCCTGCCTGGAGCTTCTGCAGATTGTTCGTGCCCCAGCGATCAAGCATGTTGGGCTTGAATTACTACAACCGAACAATCAGGTAGGTGTTGCGTTTCCCAGATTACAGAAGCTGTGTTTTGTGGGAATGGTGGAATGGGAGGAATGGGAGTGGGAGGAACAAGTCAAAGCGATGCCTATCTTGGAGAGGCTTAAACTCAGTTTGTGCAAATTGAGCCACATGCCTCCTGGCCTTGCCTTCCACGCAAAGTCTTTGAAGGGATTATACATACCTGATGTCAAGAACCTAAGGTATTTGGAGAACTTCACTTCTGTCGTCCACCTCGACGTGTTTAGGAACACTGACCTGGAGAGGATCAGTAACCTACCGAAACTGCAGAAGCTCGTCATCGTCATGTGCCCAGAGATGAAGGTATTGGAGGGCATGCCTTCACTACAGAGACTCAATCTGCAGGATTATGAAATGGAAACAGTCCCTAAGTATCTGCAGGATGTGAACCCAAGGTATTTGCAGCTAGATTGTTCCTTATCGCTGCTCACTGCCATAGCAGCAGGGAAATCTGGTCCTGAGTGGCACAAGTTCAGCCACATCCAGCTAGTCAAGGCCTATGCAAATGATAAAGGCAGTCCAAGGAAGTGGTATGTGCTCTACACAAGGGATCCTTTCCGCTTTGAGACAAATATCAGTCGCTCTGCAATTGCTCAAG CACGCAACCGCCGGACGTGGTTTCCTTACAATAAAATATGTCCGATTGAAGAAGAGTGGCTGGTAGAACGACGCACAAGTGCGGACAAACGTCTGCCCCTCTGCCTACGCTTCCG GTCACTTCATTAA